In the Puntigrus tetrazona isolate hp1 chromosome 9, ASM1883169v1, whole genome shotgun sequence genome, one interval contains:
- the LOC122351281 gene encoding uncharacterized protein LOC122351281 — MPRHTVFSTYVLRNVPTRTAVTVVAMLLFFKYVFTCPCTTPEETLLHCWLYLCLPVGILFFILILMDARLLKMCRCCASSQGRCCKSGCCDAFECCCCSGGYCYHPEACAPEGRYYCGVVLKHILNVFYAASLWIIVAFVDGDWYVCVRTVNVNGTGEQIACKDLPTPREAETLRKYDSESRVIGLILILGLSFLLTISSSLMTRWKPYYKSLYEVYVERETSAILEEKLHEKAVERAKDVSEHSLRNFQNAHIDTPGDAHQVQYQPLGSTEEDVWHKISDPALHLMELS; from the exons ATGCCTCGGCACACGGTCTTTTCCACTTACGTGCTCAGAAACGTGCCCACCAGGACAGCTGTCACAGTCGTGGCCATGCTCCTCTTCTTCAAGTACGTGTTCACCTGCCCGTGCACCACTCCCGAGGAAACTCTCCTGCACTGCTGGCTCTACCTGTGCCTGCCGGTGGGCATCCTgttcttcatcctcatcctcatggACGCTCGGCTCCTGAAGATGTGCAGATGTTGCGCGAGCAGCCAGGGCAGATGTTGTAAGAGCGGGTGCTGCGATGCTTTTGAATGCTGCTGCTGTTCCGGGGGGTACTGTTATCACCCGGAGGCTTGTGCACCCGAAGGCCGGTATTACTGCGGTGTCGTGTTGAAACACATCCTCAATGTCTTTTACGCGGCGTCGCTGTGGATAATCGTTGCCTTTGTAGACGGGGATTGGTACGTTTGCGTGCGGACGGTGAACGTGAACGGTACCGGGGAGCAAATTGCGTGCAAGGATCTACCGACTCCGCGTGAAGCGGAGACTCTAAGAAAATATGATAGCGAATCACGG GTAATTGGCTTAATTCTTATTCTTGGCCTTTCATTTTTGTTGACAATAAGTTCGTCTCTCATGACCCGATGGAAGCCGTATTATAAATCTCTCTATGAGGTTTATGTGGAGCGGGAGACTTCAGCTATTCTGGAGGAAAAGCTACATGAGAAAGCTGTGGAGAGAGCCAAAGATGTCAGTGAGCATTCACTGAGAAACTTTCAAAATGCACACATCGACACGCCGGGTGATGCTCATCAAGTTCAGTATCAACCGTTAGGGAGCACCGAAGAAGACGTGTGGCACAAAATATCAGACCCAGCCCTACATTTAATGGAGTTGTCATAG
- the LOC122351484 gene encoding LOW QUALITY PROTEIN: protein mono-ADP-ribosyltransferase PARP4-like (The sequence of the model RefSeq protein was modified relative to this genomic sequence to represent the inferred CDS: inserted 2 bases in 1 codon), with amino-acid sequence MTVFENCTVVLDVKNLPFKEKNKLRLALLENGGTITYIINKECSFVVTSSVNDLSSNRQRSIQKLQIPVVGTQYVWSCLDQGHLLPLKEHTLTPQLPFPASEFLPPSETHKLQKETFKGLPELPKTEVEILEKGGPRPGRFRVYKEGDKDQPVFPSYFQVAKYSVFKKVKPKTLSVLELQSAKGREGQQYRVLCSGLGEAETAVFQDKIVFCVTSEDAVEAYLQLMKEMEAEGFTKTHTLLPELECLASYSLKQLLLEEKLNCSTLSKEVGVFVELVWTEALGSLNNILTVPVSRISLNDVSRVEGLLLQAQKTEKEEEVKALLEEVNTLLPLRKIDPPSKHKLVSQKLDLCQLIRDIVNVSETTLGSPSPSSLGKYRALRCSIEVVPPQNPEFHVVSQLLRDRPVQIQQILRVSRGVELQLFMEDLGNIKPLLHSTSPSSFVGILSRGLLLPRVGVEQHGIERTDIGNLGGGIYFSDSLKTSVKYSKPSVTDGSRLLLVCEVALGRCKDLLKKDTTLTRAPDGFHSVHGVQRSPNRLSEFEDDEFVVYNTEQIRLKYVVQYSLEGDELKDFQPQINTELTDTTPDILSSDDCEALESTKNPLEEMNAGLLDSSGQKLPLKAVNVRCKLMDLLCQVVLFQTYTNQSAVPIEAKYVFPLEETAAVCGFEAFINGKHVVGKVKEKEQARKEYKQAIEKGHGAYLMDQDAPDVFTISVGNLPPGATVLIKVTFITELVVRSGSVVFSLSGSVAPWQQRAAINQTTQATVEKIGVTELQSEGEFSLSMSIEMPYEIINLTSSHRIKTKRTDCKAVISTLPGQTLGSEGLQVSFSLSNIHMPRMWVEKHPDKDSQACMLVFYPDFKSSEVSGSGGPSSVSDVVILLDTSKSMQGDAMLNARRIALQVLKSLDPSLKINIISFSTDYKEAFPAPVPLDEASEAARKFIMSCGGSGGSTDLWRPLRSLSLLRPGRGVRNILLLSDGHVQNQPLTLQLVRENSCHTRLFTCGLSLTANRHMLRALAQAXGGTYEFFDTKMKHTWTQKVRAQVQRMEAPGCRSVAVKWQQFNPTAPRPVQAPSQLHALFSDCHTLVYGFVPHCTQATLFGDLSGQEIQTMVSTTELQKTKGTLLHKLTARAIIRDYEDGILANSEAEHEGKKAELKSYIIELSKEFSILSHFTSFVAIEEREQNELDTGFTDIPKIISEEEVDILPYIGWTEEKLDALHSSSDEDDDVGHIISSSPDLLYSACVQADFYDDFMDVYSDSDYEFIGQESECPPSTPSSRTLDCPPLSSQKFMSSRPEFFPGETWLLSPLSLINLHCLLLLLSLYLVILCFLQSQNESLSFGSSATGLFGASPGQQQQTQQAALTSKAATQSVTSSMAPLLPVTSAIFGQPAGPKFVFGTSNNAFGGSTGLFKKAAEPEQSGFSAFTIGVSQQRKHPVFSAPGFPKGRGNIGLSLPGRPISRPDTVAWNELFELQHEDGYWECTDRLSSFLNLDIDFFANVFLQEKGIRSFGVKAHAEVLRLVATLLVLQLIRVKKLEVGRLLESLLRLKDPQEPRPLYWEAVKRAVDWACRTDRQYPCVCSRLEMGWDWESSTRQLLGCDSPHPYSPLKPVLERRVDVSVM; translated from the exons ATGACAGTGTTTGAAAACTGCACAGTGGTGTTAGATGTGAAAAATTTACCTTTTAAAGAGAAGAATAAACTGAGATTAGCTCTTCTGGAGAATGGAGGAACCATCACTTATATCATCAACAAAGAG TGCTCTTTTGTGGTCACTAGCAGTGTGAATGATCTGAGCAGTAACCGGCAGCGCAGCATCCAGAAGCTGCAGATCCCAGTGGTCGGGACACAGTATGTGTGGAGCTGTCTGGACCAAGGACATCTCCTGCCTTTGAAGGAGCATACTTTGACCCCACAGCTGCCATTTCCTGCCTCTGAATTCCTCCCTCCTTCAG agacacacaaactaCAAAAAGAGACATTCAAAGGTCTCCCTGAACTCCCAAAGACTGAGGTTGAGATTCTTGAGAAGGGTGGACCCCGTCCTGGCAGGTTCAG AGTTTACAAGGAAGGCGACAAGGACCAGCCTGTATTTCCTTCATATTTTCAAGTGGCCAAGTATTCAGTTTTTAAGAAG gtcAAACCCAAGACCTTGTCTGTTCTGGAGCTGCAGAGTGCCAAAGGCCGAGAAGGCCAGCAGTATCGTGTGTTGTGTTCAGGCTTGGGTGAAGCTGAG acCGCAGTGTTTCAGGACAAGATTGTGTTCTGCGTGACGTCTGAAGATGCCGTGGAAGCATATCTGCAGCTGATGAAGGAGATGGAGGCCGAGGGattcacaaagacacacacacttctccctGAGCTTGAGTGTCTGGCATCCTACAGTCTGAAGCAG CTGCTGTTGGAAGAGAAGCTGAACTGCAGCACGTTGTCAAAGGAAGTCGGTGTCTTTGTGGAGCTGGTTTGGACCGAAGCTCTCGGTTCTCTTAACAACATCCTGACGGTCCCTGTCTCCAGAATCAGCCTCAATGAT GTGAGCAGGGTGGAGGGATTGTTACTGCAGGCACAAAAGActgagaaagaggaggaagtCAAAGCCCTGCTGGAGGAAGTCAACACTCTTCTGCCCCTCAGAAAGATCGACCCTCCATCTAAACACAAGCTTGTGTCTCAGAAACTAGACCTTTGTCAG CTGATCAGAGATATAGTAAATGTGAGCGAGACCACTCTGGGAAGCCCCTCACCCTCGTCTCTGGGAAAGTATCGAGCTCTGAGGTGCAGCATTGAGGTTGTTCCACCACAAAACCCTGAGTTTCATGTTGTATCTCAGCTGCTTCGGGACAG GCCTGTTCAGATTCAGCAGATACTGCGTGTCAGCAGAGGGGTGGAGCTTCAGTTGTTTATGGAGGATTTGGGCAACATTAAACCCCTCCTTCACTCCACTAGTCCCAGCAGTTTTGTTGGAATACTGTCACG AGGTCTGCTGCTGCCCAGGGTTGGAGTCGAACAGCATGGGATTGAGAGAACGGATATTGGGAATCTCGGAGGAGGAATCTACTTCAGTGACTCTCTGAA GACTAGTGTGAAATACTCCAAGCCCAGTGTGACTGACGGCTCTCGGCTGCTGCTGGTGTGTGAAGTGGCGTTGGGTCGGTGTAAGGACCTGCTGAAGAAAGACACCACATTGACTCGTGCTCCTGACGGCTTCCACAGTGTTCATGGAGTCCAGCGCTCTCCCAACAGACTCTCTGAATTTGAG gATGATGAGTTTGTGGTCTATAACACAGAGCAGATTAGACTGAAGTATGTGGTGCAGTACAGTCTGGAGGGAGACGAGTTAAAAGATTTCCAGCCTCAAATCAACACTGAGCTCACGGACACAACGCCTGATATCT TGTCCAGTGATGACTGCGAGGCTTTGGAGTCCACTAAGAATCCTCTGGAGGAGATGAACGCAGGTTTGCTGGACAGCAGTGGTCAGAAACTTCCTCTAAAGGCTGTCAATGTGAGATGCAAGCTGATGGACCTGCTGTGTCAG GTCGTCTTATTTCAGACCTACACAAACCAGAGTGCTGTTCCTATTGAAGCCAAGTATGTTTTTCCACTGGAGGAGACGGCAGCAGTGTGCGGATTTGAAGCCTTTATCAACGGAAAACACGTCGTGGGAAAG GTAAAGGAAAAGGAGCAGGCTCGTAAGGAGTACAAACAAGCCATAGAGAAAGGTCATGGAGCATACCTGATGGACCAGGATGCACCT GATGTGTTTACTATCAGCGTGGGGAATCTTCCTCCTGGAGCCACAGTTTTGATCAAGGTGACGTTCATCACTGAGCTGGTGGTCAGATCAGGATCCGTAGTCTTCTCACTGTCTGGCAGCGTGGCACCATGGCAACAGAGAGCCGCCATTAATCAGACCACTCAG GCCACTGTTGAAAAGATTGGTGTGACGGAGCTTCAGTCAGAGGG GGAGTTTTCTCTGTCTATGTCCATTGAAATGCCTTATGAGATCATCAACTTGACCTCTTCACACCGCATCAAAACCAAG AGGACAGACTGTAAGGCAGTGATCAGCACGTTACCGGGACAGACTCTGGGGTCTGAAGGGTTACAGGTGTCCTTCAGTCTTTCTAATATCCACATGCCCAGGATGTGGGTCGAGAAGCATCCGGATAAAGATAGTCAG GCCTGCATGCTGGTGTTTTATCCAGACTTTAAGTCCAGCGAGGTGTCCGGCTCTGGAGGTCCGTCTAGTGTGAGTGATGTGGTCATTCTTCTGGACACCTCCAAGTCCATGCAGGGAGACGCCATGCTGAACGCCCGCAGGATTGCCCTTCAAGTCCTCAAATCTCTGGACCCCTCACTGAAGATCAACATAATCTCTTTCAGCACTG attACAAAGAAGCTTTTCCTGCCCCAGTGCCTTTAGATGAGGCATCTGAAGCAGCCAGAAAATTCATTATG TCGTGTGGCGGCTCTGGTGGCAGCACTGATCTGTGGAGGCCTCTCCGGAGCCTGAGTCTGCTGCGTCCCGGCCGGGGCGTGAGGAACATCCTGCTGCTCTCTGATGGACATGTTCAGAATCAGCCTCTCACTCTGCAGCTGGTCCGAGAAAACTCCTGCCACACGCGCCTCTTCACCTGCGGACTCAG cttGACAGCTAATCGTCATATGCTCAGAGCTTTGGCTCAGGC GGGAGGAACATATGAATTTTTTGACACAAAGATGAAACACACTTGGACACAGAAG GTGCGAGCTCAGGTTCAGCGTATGGAGGCTCCAGGCTGCAGATCAGTGGCAGTGAAGTGGCAGCAGTTTAATCCCACAGCGCCGCGTCCAGTTCAAGCCCCCTCACAGCTTCACGCTCTCTTCAGTGACTGTCACACTCTTGTCTACGGATTTGTGCCACACTGCACTCAG GCCACACTGTTTGGTGATTTGAGTGGACAAGAGATCCAAACGATGGTTTCCACCACAGAACTACAAAAGACAAAGGGGACT CTCCTTCACAAGTTAACAGCAAGAGCGATCATCAGAGACTATGAAGATGGCATTCTAGCTAACAGTGAGGCAGAACATGAG GGGAAGAAAGCAGAGCTGAAGTCCTACATCATTGAGCTCAGTAAAGAGTTCTCCATCTTGTCCCATTTCACAAGCTTTGTCGCCATTGAAGAGAGG GAGCAGAATGAGCTTGACACTGGGTTCACAGATATTCCTAAAATCATATCAGAGGAGGAGGTGGATATTTTGCCATATATAGGCTGGACTGAAGAGAAGCTGGATGCTCTGCATAGTAGcagtgatgaagatgatgat gtgGGCCACATTATCTCCTCATCTCCAGATCTCCTGTATTCTGCTTGTGTACAAGCTgatttttatgatgattttatgGATGtttattctgattctgattatgAATTCATTGGCCAAGAATCTGAATGTCCCCCTTCTACTCCTAGCTCAAGAACCCTCG ATTGTCCTCCTCTTTCATCTCAGAAATTCATGTCTTCAAGACCTGAATTTTTTCCCGGAGAAACATGGCTGTTATCCCCACTGTCTTTGATCAACCTGCATTGTCTGCTCCTCCTTCTCTCCCTCTATCTGGTGATTTTATGTTTCCTTCAGAGTCAAAATGAGTCTTTGAGTTTTGGATCCTCAGCCACTGGACTCTTTGGAGCATCACCGGGACAGCAGCAACAGACACAACAAGCCGCTTTGACTTCTAAAGCTG CTACACAGAGTGTCACTTCCTCCATGGCTCCCCTTCTTCCTGTTACATCAGCTATCTTTGGTCAACCTGCAGGTCCTAAATTCGTCTTTGGAACTTCAAATAATGCATTTGGTGGCAGTACTGGTCTTTTCAAAAAGGCGGCTGAGCCCGAACAGTCTGGTTTCTCCGCTTTTACCATTGGAGTATCTCAGCAACGAAAACATCCTGTGTTTTCTGCACCTG GCTTTCCTAAGGGGAGAGGAAACATAGGTCTGTCGCTTCCAGGAAGACCAATAAGCAGACCAGACACAGTGGCCTGGAATGAGCTGTTTGAACTTCAGCATGAG GATGGATACTGGGAGTGCACTGACAGGCTGAGCAGCTTCCTCAACCTGGACATAGACTTTTTTGCCAATGTCTTCCTTCAAGAGAAAGGCATCCGTTCATTTG GTGTGAAGGCTCATGCTGAAGTTCTGAGGCTGGTGGCGACTCTGCTGGTGCTGCAGCTGATCCGGGTGAAGAAGCTGGAAGTGGGACGGCTGCTGGAGTCTCTCCTTCGACTAAAAGATCCCCAGGAGCCCAG ACCGCTGTACTGGGAGGCAGTGAAGAGGGCCGTGGACTGGGCCTGTCGGACGGACAGACAGTATCCGTGTGTGTGCAGCAGGCTGGAGATGGGCTGGGATTGGGAATCATCTACACGTCAACTACTGGGCTGTGATTCTCCACACCCTTATTCCCCGCTCAAACCTGTTCTGGAGAGACGTGTGGACGTGTCAGTCATGTAG